In Thermomonas paludicola, the following are encoded in one genomic region:
- a CDS encoding DUF3011 domain-containing protein, translated as MRTLIAVAATVLAASAAVPAAAQNYGPNGYRGDVVRCESIDGRSRECATDGGRLQLLRQLSRSPCIEGRSWGQSRRGVWVAQGCRAEFISVRRHGGWDHGGRGNGGWGNGGWNDHGIGGRSFVCESNGGRYTECAANTRAGVRLIRQLSNAPCIEGRSWGYGRYGIWVARGCRAEFRSF; from the coding sequence ATGCGCACCCTGATTGCTGTTGCCGCCACCGTGCTTGCCGCATCCGCTGCCGTGCCAGCGGCCGCCCAGAATTACGGCCCCAATGGCTATCGCGGCGACGTGGTGCGCTGTGAATCCATTGATGGGCGCAGCCGCGAATGCGCCACCGACGGTGGGCGCTTGCAGTTGCTGCGCCAATTGTCGCGTTCGCCCTGCATCGAAGGCCGCAGCTGGGGCCAGAGCCGTCGCGGCGTTTGGGTGGCGCAGGGGTGCCGCGCAGAGTTCATTTCCGTTCGCCGCCACGGCGGTTGGGATCATGGCGGTCGAGGCAACGGCGGCTGGGGCAACGGCGGCTGGAATGATCACGGCATTGGCGGTCGCTCGTTTGTCTGCGAGTCCAACGGTGGCCGTTACACCGAATGCGCGGCCAATACCCGGGCCGGCGTGCGCCTGATCCGCCAGCTTTCCAATGCCCCCTGCATCGAAGGCCGCAGTTGGGGATATGGGCGCTACGGCATCTGGGTGGCGCGCGGCTGCCGGGCGGAGTTCCGCAGCTTCTGA
- the epmA gene encoding EF-P lysine aminoacylase EpmA, with product MTDWQPTATLDALRLRARFNRLVREFFHARNVLEVETPALSLAGNTEPNIASFALEFSGRTDGAPRTRWLRTSPEFALKRLLAAGVGDCYELGRVFRDGEAGGRHNPEFTMLEWYRVGWDHLRLLHETVELVRAALALVGRDVAPVVTTFRDLYWQRLQLDPLTAGIETLRNALGEVAIDPDGLTRDDWLDLLMTHRLQPLFGADMLLAVHDWPASQAALARIREGDPPVAERFELYLGPLEIANGYHELCDSAEQCARFERDATMRAQRGLPAIPVDGALLAALEHGLPACAGVAVGVDRLLMALLGTEKIADVLAFDSAHS from the coding sequence ATGACGGATTGGCAACCCACCGCCACGCTCGACGCCCTCCGCCTGCGCGCCCGCTTCAACCGCCTTGTCCGGGAGTTCTTCCACGCCCGAAACGTACTGGAAGTCGAAACCCCGGCGCTGTCGCTGGCCGGCAACACCGAGCCGAACATCGCCTCGTTCGCACTGGAGTTTTCCGGGCGCACCGACGGCGCGCCGCGCACGCGCTGGCTGCGCACGTCCCCCGAGTTCGCGCTGAAGCGCCTGCTGGCGGCGGGCGTCGGCGACTGCTACGAGCTGGGCCGCGTATTCCGCGACGGCGAGGCCGGTGGCCGGCACAACCCCGAGTTCACCATGCTGGAGTGGTACCGCGTCGGCTGGGATCACCTGCGCCTGCTCCACGAGACCGTCGAGCTGGTGCGCGCCGCGCTGGCGCTGGTGGGGCGCGACGTCGCACCGGTGGTCACCACGTTCCGCGATCTGTATTGGCAGCGCTTGCAACTCGATCCGCTGACCGCCGGCATCGAGACCCTGCGCAACGCGCTGGGCGAGGTGGCGATCGATCCCGACGGCCTGACCCGAGACGACTGGCTGGATTTGCTGATGACCCATCGTCTGCAGCCCCTGTTCGGCGCCGACATGCTGCTGGCGGTGCATGACTGGCCGGCGTCGCAGGCGGCGCTGGCGCGCATCCGCGAGGGCGATCCGCCGGTGGCCGAGCGCTTCGAGCTGTATCTCGGCCCGCTGGAAATCGCCAACGGCTACCACGAACTGTGCGATTCGGCGGAACAGTGTGCGCGCTTCGAGCGCGACGCCACCATGCGCGCACAGCGCGGGCTGCCGGCGATTCCGGTGGATGGCGCGCTGTTGGCGGCGCTGGAACACGGCCTGCCGGCCTGCGCAGGCGTGGCGGTTGGCGTGGATCGCCTGCTGATGGCGCTGCTGGGCACGGAGAAGATCGCCGACGTGCTGGCGTTCGACTCCGCGCATTCCTGA
- the smc gene encoding chromosome segregation protein SMC: MRLSTIKLSGFKSFVDPTTLHLPTNMTGVVGPNGCGKSNIIDAIRWVMGESAASRLRGDSLTDVIFSGSSARKPVSQASVELVFDNSDHTITGEFAAFNEISVKRTVSRDGQSNYYLNGGKCRRRDITDLFLGTGLGPRSYSIIEQGMISQVIEARPEELRVYLEEAAGISKYKERRKETETRIRHTRENLERLTDLREEVGKQLEHLKRQARQAEQYQAIQAERRIKDAQWKALEFRTLDVRLQGHREKLAREETRLEQLIAEQRHAESELETGRERREAASEGLNVAQAAVYQVGGTLARVEQQIAHQRELSVRLQRARDEASAALAELGHHISGDQQKLDQLREAVAEAGPRLELLQEEDLQRQDALRDAETRLADWQARWETHGRAQAEAARAGEVERTRIEQLDRQILDADRRRQQLRAERAGLDLDTLADAFEQLQIQHETRKESLEQLTGQVEARRQASSDIQEQQRSTQSDLADVRKQAQSARGRLASLETLQHAALGQEQGAATQWLAAQGLNSAARVGERLHVESGWENAVEAALGQLIEAVIVDAPEQLVDALGELGEGRLALVSSAIAEDTFAPTSLAAKVQGPRAIRRLLAHLHAAETLSDARALQAQLGEGESVITRNGERLGAGWVRIARSGAARQGALLREKDIQSLREEIETLVTRECELEARLTQLRDQLLAAEQQREDAQRSLYLAHRGVSELAGQLQSQRGRLESARSRIERIDAELEQIAGALQANQDQAGEARIRIEDALGRMGDLESDRQALESQRRQLIEARDAARNAARESRDAAHALALTLESQRVQVVALAQALERMGGQRGQLDSRLGDLAAQLADGDAPVQALEAEHQAALAERVRVDRELAQARSLLEGIDAELRQFEQVRQQRDAQALQQREAIGQRRLDQQALALKAEQFAAAVVEAGFVMDEVLNTMADDADRGEWEKSVAELDGKLRRLEPVNLAAIAEHAEAAQRKDYLDAQDADLAAALDTLEEAIRKIDRETRGRFKDTFDRVNAGVQELYPRLFGGGHAYLELTGEDMLDTGVTIMARPPGKRVSNITLLSGGEKAMTAVALVFAIFRLNPAPFCLLDEVDAPLDEANVGRFTAMVSEMSEQVQFLFVTHNKATMEAAQQLSGVTMREPGVSRLVSVDLAEAARLAGAA, from the coding sequence ATGCGCCTGTCCACCATCAAGCTGTCCGGCTTCAAGTCGTTCGTCGATCCGACCACGCTGCACCTGCCGACCAACATGACCGGCGTGGTCGGGCCGAACGGCTGCGGCAAATCCAACATCATCGACGCGATCCGCTGGGTGATGGGCGAAAGCGCGGCCAGCCGCCTGCGCGGCGACTCGCTGACCGACGTGATCTTCTCCGGCAGCTCGGCGCGCAAACCGGTGTCGCAGGCGTCGGTGGAGCTGGTGTTCGACAACAGCGACCACACCATCACCGGCGAATTCGCGGCGTTCAACGAGATATCGGTCAAGCGCACGGTCAGCCGTGACGGCCAGAGCAACTACTACCTCAACGGCGGCAAATGCCGCAGGCGCGACATCACCGACCTGTTCCTGGGCACCGGGCTGGGCCCGCGCAGCTACTCGATCATCGAGCAGGGAATGATCTCGCAGGTGATCGAGGCGCGCCCGGAAGAACTGCGGGTCTATCTGGAGGAGGCCGCCGGCATCTCCAAGTACAAGGAGCGCCGCAAGGAAACCGAAACCCGCATTCGCCACACGCGGGAAAACCTGGAACGCCTGACCGACCTGCGCGAGGAAGTCGGCAAGCAGTTGGAGCACCTCAAGCGGCAGGCGCGCCAGGCCGAGCAGTACCAGGCCATCCAGGCCGAGCGCCGGATCAAGGATGCGCAGTGGAAGGCGCTGGAGTTCCGCACGCTGGACGTGCGCCTGCAGGGGCATCGTGAAAAGCTGGCGCGCGAGGAAACCCGGCTGGAGCAGCTGATCGCGGAACAGCGCCATGCCGAAAGCGAGCTGGAAACCGGCCGCGAGCGCCGCGAAGCCGCGAGCGAGGGGTTGAACGTCGCGCAGGCGGCGGTCTATCAGGTAGGCGGCACGCTGGCACGCGTGGAGCAGCAAATCGCGCACCAGCGCGAGCTGTCGGTGCGCCTGCAGCGCGCGCGCGACGAGGCAAGTGCGGCCTTGGCCGAGCTGGGCCATCACATCAGTGGCGACCAGCAGAAACTGGATCAGCTGCGCGAGGCGGTCGCCGAGGCCGGGCCCAGGCTCGAGCTGCTGCAGGAGGAGGATCTGCAGCGGCAGGATGCGCTGCGCGATGCGGAAACGCGTTTGGCCGACTGGCAGGCGCGCTGGGAGACGCATGGCCGCGCGCAGGCCGAAGCCGCGCGTGCGGGTGAGGTGGAGCGCACCCGCATCGAGCAGCTGGACAGGCAGATTCTGGACGCCGACCGCCGCCGCCAACAGCTGCGCGCCGAGCGCGCCGGGCTGGATCTGGACACGCTGGCCGATGCGTTCGAGCAGCTGCAAATCCAGCATGAAACCCGGAAGGAATCGCTGGAACAACTGACCGGGCAGGTGGAGGCGCGCCGCCAGGCCAGCAGCGACATACAGGAGCAACAACGCAGCACCCAGTCCGACCTGGCCGATGTGCGCAAGCAGGCGCAGTCGGCGCGCGGCCGCCTGGCGTCGCTGGAAACGTTGCAGCACGCAGCGCTGGGCCAGGAGCAGGGCGCGGCCACGCAATGGCTGGCCGCGCAGGGGTTGAACAGCGCCGCCCGCGTGGGCGAGCGGCTGCACGTCGAAAGCGGCTGGGAAAACGCGGTGGAAGCCGCGCTTGGCCAGCTGATCGAAGCGGTCATCGTGGATGCACCCGAGCAGCTGGTGGATGCGCTGGGCGAGCTGGGCGAAGGGCGGCTGGCGCTGGTGTCGTCGGCCATCGCCGAGGACACGTTCGCGCCGACATCGCTGGCGGCGAAGGTGCAGGGGCCGCGCGCAATCCGCCGCCTGCTGGCGCACCTGCATGCCGCCGAGACCCTGTCCGACGCGCGCGCGCTGCAGGCGCAGCTGGGCGAGGGCGAGTCGGTCATCACCCGCAACGGCGAGCGCCTGGGAGCTGGCTGGGTGCGCATCGCGCGCTCGGGTGCGGCCCGGCAGGGTGCGCTGCTGCGTGAAAAAGACATCCAGTCGCTGCGCGAAGAGATCGAAACACTGGTGACCCGTGAATGCGAACTGGAAGCGCGGCTGACCCAGCTGCGCGATCAGTTGCTGGCCGCGGAACAGCAACGCGAAGACGCGCAGCGCTCGCTTTACCTGGCCCATCGCGGCGTGTCCGAACTGGCCGGGCAGCTGCAGAGCCAGCGTGGCCGGCTGGAGTCTGCGCGCAGCCGGATCGAGCGCATCGATGCGGAACTGGAGCAGATCGCAGGCGCGCTGCAGGCCAATCAGGATCAGGCCGGCGAGGCGCGCATCCGGATCGAGGATGCACTGGGACGGATGGGTGACCTGGAGTCCGACCGCCAGGCGCTGGAAAGCCAGCGCCGGCAGTTGATCGAGGCGCGCGACGCTGCACGCAATGCGGCCCGCGAATCGCGCGATGCCGCGCATGCCCTTGCGCTGACGCTGGAATCGCAGCGCGTGCAGGTGGTGGCGCTGGCGCAGGCGTTGGAGCGCATGGGCGGGCAGCGCGGGCAACTGGATTCGCGGCTGGGAGACCTGGCAGCGCAATTGGCCGATGGCGATGCGCCCGTGCAGGCGCTGGAGGCCGAGCATCAGGCGGCGCTGGCCGAACGCGTGCGGGTGGATCGCGAGCTGGCGCAGGCGCGCTCGCTGCTGGAAGGCATCGACGCCGAGTTGCGCCAGTTCGAGCAGGTGCGGCAGCAGCGCGACGCGCAGGCGCTGCAGCAGCGCGAGGCCATCGGCCAGCGGCGGTTGGACCAGCAGGCGTTGGCGCTGAAGGCCGAGCAGTTCGCCGCGGCGGTGGTGGAAGCGGGCTTCGTCATGGACGAAGTGCTGAACACGATGGCCGACGATGCCGACCGCGGCGAATGGGAAAAGTCCGTCGCGGAGCTGGATGGCAAGCTGCGCCGGCTGGAGCCGGTCAACCTGGCCGCCATCGCCGAGCATGCCGAGGCCGCGCAGCGCAAGGACTACCTGGACGCGCAGGATGCCGACCTTGCCGCCGCGCTGGACACCCTGGAGGAGGCGATTCGCAAGATCGACCGCGAAACCCGCGGGCGCTTCAAGGACACCTTCGACCGCGTCAACGCCGGCGTGCAGGAGTTGTACCCGCGCCTGTTCGGCGGTGGCCACGCCTATCTGGAATTGACCGGCGAGGACATGCTGGACACCGGCGTGACGATCATGGCGCGTCCGCCCGGCAAGCGGGTGTCCAACATCACGCTGTTGTCGGGCGGCGAGAAGGCGATGACGGCGGTGGCGCTGGTGTTTGCCATCTTCCGCCTCAATCCCGCGCCGTTCTGCCTGCTCGACGAGGTGGACGCGCCGTTGGACGAAGCCAACGTCGGCCGCTTCACCGCGATGGTCAGCGAGATGAGCGAGCAGGTACAGTTCCTGTTCGTCACCCACAACAAGGCGACCATGGAGGCCGCGCAACAGCTTTCTGGCGTCACCATGCGCGAGCCGGGCGTCAGTCGCCTGGTGTCCGTGGACCTGGCCGAGGCGGCGCGCCTGGCCGGCGCCGCTTGA
- a CDS encoding BolA family protein, producing the protein MSAGWTEADIPRLNPARVARMRARIVEALAPTALDIRDDSHRHAGHAGSRHGQGHFSVEIESGAFVGKLPLARHRLVYAALGDMMQTDIHALAIHARAPGEPA; encoded by the coding sequence ATGAGCGCTGGCTGGACCGAGGCCGATATTCCGCGACTGAACCCCGCGCGGGTGGCGCGCATGCGTGCCCGCATCGTCGAGGCGCTGGCGCCAACCGCGCTGGACATTCGCGACGACAGCCATCGTCATGCCGGCCATGCCGGCAGCCGCCACGGGCAGGGGCATTTCAGCGTCGAGATCGAAAGCGGGGCGTTCGTGGGCAAGCTGCCATTGGCCCGCCATCGGCTGGTGTACGCCGCCCTGGGCGACATGATGCAGACCGACATCCATGCGCTGGCGATCCATGCCCGCGCGCCCGGCGAGCCGGCCTGA
- the zipA gene encoding cell division protein ZipA, which produces MSDMTLLRIGIAVAMSLLLGAIIFFGRSRTGGQGRRVPREAARDAATRQAPGMGEPAGSDWNDDNATQDELPLGTGVSQDELGRRPVEQFDRIIALYVAAKSGCVLRGTDIVVAAEKAGLAFGYMGVFHRLVDGRPEVGPIFSVANIIKPGSFDMARIGELETPAIAFFLTLPAPIPALDAWETMEPAAQRMASLLDGVVLDEERNALGRQRIQHIREELRSYDRQATVAPLGKGARW; this is translated from the coding sequence ATGTCTGACATGACCCTGTTGCGCATTGGCATCGCCGTGGCGATGTCGTTGTTGCTGGGCGCCATCATTTTCTTCGGTCGCAGCCGCACTGGCGGACAAGGTCGACGCGTGCCGCGCGAGGCGGCCCGCGATGCCGCGACGCGGCAGGCGCCGGGCATGGGCGAGCCGGCAGGCAGCGACTGGAATGATGACAACGCCACCCAGGACGAACTGCCGCTGGGCACAGGCGTGTCGCAGGATGAACTGGGCAGGCGGCCGGTGGAGCAGTTCGACCGCATCATCGCCCTGTATGTGGCGGCCAAGTCCGGCTGCGTCCTGCGCGGCACCGATATCGTGGTGGCCGCCGAAAAAGCCGGTCTGGCCTTTGGCTACATGGGCGTGTTCCATCGCCTGGTGGATGGACGGCCCGAGGTCGGGCCGATTTTCAGCGTGGCCAACATCATCAAGCCCGGCAGTTTCGACATGGCCCGCATCGGCGAGCTCGAAACGCCGGCGATCGCCTTTTTCCTGACCCTGCCTGCGCCGATTCCGGCGCTGGATGCGTGGGAAACCATGGAGCCTGCCGCGCAGCGAATGGCGAGCCTGTTGGACGGCGTGGTGCTCGACGAAGAACGCAACGCGCTGGGCCGCCAGCGCATCCAGCACATTCGCGAGGAATTGCGCAGCTACGATCGGCAGGCCACGGTGGCGCCCCTTGGCAAGGGCGCGCGCTGGTAA
- the ligA gene encoding NAD-dependent DNA ligase LigA: MIDIATRIADLRRQIEDANQRYHALDAPEITDAQYDALVRELEALERAHPQLAEADSPTRRVGSAPSGRFPQVAHALPMLSLGNAFSDEEVGDFVRRISERLARDVLAFSAEPKLDGLAISLRYEGGVFVQGATRGDGATGEDVTANLRTIAVIPETLQGSDWPQVLEVRGEVYMARADFERWNAHARLHGGKVLANPRNGAAGSLRQIDPQLTAQRPLSFYAYGIGLVEGGALPDTHSATLAKLREWGLPVSDLATVVVGVDGLLAYYRRIGDARDGLAFDIDGVVYKLDDYAGQREMGFVARAPRWAIAHKFPAQEQATVVDSIEVNVGRTGAVTPWALMQPVLVGGVTVSRATLHNADHVARLDVRNGDTVIVRRAGDVIPEVVQVMLEQRPAGAVPWSMPRHCPVCGAELVREEGAAVWRCSGELSCPAQRVQSVFHFASRRAMDIDGLGERYIESLVEFGELEDVSDLYRLTLEDLLAMKRRADECEGITPETVKAGKVATKWADNLIEAIDHSRDTTLSRFLYALGIQHVGESTARALALWFGDLALIRHLPWPLFKRVPDIGGEVARALGHFLDQPGNQQVIDRLLARGVRIGDTRAPNPELADVLDLATLLADLDIPKITPLRAAQLGSAFADAQMLLHAPAHTLVTAGLPADTSSALVAWLEEDANAALLLRSAQAQQQVRALLPERADAVAGPLSGKTVVLTGSLSSMSRDVAGARLEALGAKVAGSVSKKTSLVVAGEEAGSKLAKAEELGVEVWDEAKLLAFLAQHA; encoded by the coding sequence ATGATTGATATTGCCACCCGCATCGCCGACCTGCGGCGCCAGATTGAAGATGCCAACCAGCGCTATCACGCGCTGGACGCGCCCGAGATCACCGATGCGCAGTACGACGCCCTGGTGCGCGAACTGGAGGCGCTGGAGCGCGCGCATCCGCAGCTGGCCGAGGCCGATTCGCCAACGCGGCGGGTCGGCTCGGCGCCGTCGGGCCGCTTTCCGCAAGTGGCGCACGCGCTGCCGATGCTGTCGCTGGGCAATGCGTTCAGTGACGAGGAAGTGGGTGATTTCGTGCGCCGCATCAGCGAGCGGCTGGCGCGTGACGTGCTGGCGTTTTCCGCCGAGCCGAAGCTTGACGGCCTCGCCATCAGCCTGCGCTACGAGGGCGGCGTGTTCGTGCAGGGCGCCACCCGTGGCGATGGCGCCACCGGCGAGGATGTCACTGCCAACCTGCGCACCATCGCCGTCATTCCGGAGACGCTGCAGGGCAGCGATTGGCCGCAGGTGCTGGAGGTGCGCGGCGAGGTGTACATGGCCCGCGCCGACTTCGAGCGCTGGAATGCCCATGCCCGCCTGCACGGCGGCAAGGTGCTGGCCAATCCGCGCAACGGCGCGGCCGGCTCGCTGCGCCAGATCGATCCGCAGCTGACCGCGCAACGGCCGCTGAGTTTCTACGCTTACGGCATCGGGTTGGTGGAAGGCGGCGCGTTGCCGGACACGCATTCGGCAACGCTTGCGAAACTTCGCGAATGGGGCCTGCCGGTCAGCGACCTGGCGACGGTGGTAGTGGGCGTCGATGGACTGCTGGCGTATTACCGGCGCATCGGTGACGCGCGCGATGGCCTGGCGTTCGATATCGATGGCGTCGTGTACAAGCTCGACGACTACGCCGGCCAGCGCGAGATGGGCTTCGTCGCACGCGCGCCGCGCTGGGCCATCGCGCACAAGTTCCCGGCGCAGGAGCAGGCCACGGTGGTGGATTCCATCGAGGTCAACGTGGGCCGCACGGGCGCGGTCACGCCCTGGGCCTTGATGCAGCCGGTACTGGTGGGCGGCGTGACCGTCAGCCGCGCCACCTTGCACAACGCCGACCACGTCGCCCGGCTGGACGTGCGCAACGGCGACACGGTGATCGTGCGCCGTGCCGGTGACGTGATTCCCGAAGTGGTGCAGGTGATGCTGGAACAGCGGCCTGCCGGAGCCGTGCCGTGGTCGATGCCGCGCCATTGCCCGGTGTGCGGTGCGGAACTGGTGCGCGAGGAAGGCGCGGCGGTATGGCGCTGCTCGGGCGAACTGAGCTGTCCGGCGCAGCGCGTGCAGTCGGTGTTCCATTTCGCCAGCCGCCGGGCGATGGACATCGATGGCCTGGGTGAGCGTTACATCGAGTCGCTGGTCGAGTTCGGCGAACTGGAGGACGTGTCCGATCTTTATCGGCTGACGCTGGAGGATTTGCTGGCGATGAAGCGCCGCGCGGACGAGTGCGAAGGCATCACGCCGGAGACGGTCAAGGCCGGGAAAGTGGCAACAAAATGGGCCGACAACCTGATCGAGGCCATCGACCACAGTCGCGACACCACGCTGTCGCGTTTCCTCTACGCGCTCGGCATCCAGCACGTGGGCGAGAGCACGGCCAGGGCGTTGGCGCTGTGGTTCGGTGATCTGGCGCTGATCCGCCATTTGCCGTGGCCGCTGTTCAAGCGGGTGCCCGACATCGGCGGCGAAGTGGCGCGCGCGCTGGGCCATTTCCTCGACCAGCCCGGCAACCAGCAGGTGATCGACCGCCTGCTGGCGCGCGGCGTGCGCATCGGTGACACCCGCGCGCCCAATCCGGAACTGGCGGACGTGCTGGATCTCGCCACCCTGCTGGCGGACCTGGACATCCCCAAAATCACCCCGCTGCGTGCAGCGCAGCTGGGCAGTGCGTTCGCCGACGCGCAAATGCTGCTGCACGCACCCGCGCACACCCTGGTGACTGCCGGCCTGCCCGCCGACACGTCCAGTGCGTTGGTAGCGTGGTTGGAAGAGGATGCCAATGCCGCCCTGCTGCTGCGCAGCGCGCAGGCGCAGCAGCAGGTGCGTGCGTTGTTGCCGGAACGCGCAGACGCGGTGGCTGGCCCACTGTCCGGAAAGACCGTGGTGCTGACCGGCAGCTTGTCGTCGATGTCGCGGGATGTGGCGGGCGCCAGGCTGGAGGCGCTGGGTGCGAAGGTGGCGGGCAGCGTGTCGAAGAAAACGTCGCTGGTGGTTGCCGGTGAAGAGGCGGGTTCCAAGCTGGCCAAGGCCGAGGAATTGGGCGTCGAAGTTTGGGACGAGGCAAAGCTGCTGGCGTTTCTGGCGCAACACGCATGA
- the mtnA gene encoding S-methyl-5-thioribose-1-phosphate isomerase: protein MTEADFVYDRYDHVRPIRWTGEALELLDQRVLPFTLVHEACRSSEEVADAIRALVVRGAPAIGIAAAWGVVLAGRGLETNDSAEALRRLEPAIQRLHAARPTAVNLAWALARMRGVLARSGADWCEALEREARAIETEDLAANRAMGRAGAALIEPGSGVLTHCNTGSLATAGFGTALGVIRAGVAEQRIGRVFATETRPWNQGARLTAWELSQDGIDATLIVDSAAAHLMKTGQVQWIVVGADRICANGDTANKIGTYQLAIAARHHGVKFMVVAPSSTVDMATAAGDAIEIEQRDPAELLAFRGKRVVAEGVRAWNPVFDVTPHALIDAIVTEKGVVLQPGADKMRALFAAQ, encoded by the coding sequence ATGACCGAAGCCGATTTTGTGTACGACCGCTACGACCATGTTCGCCCCATCCGCTGGACGGGCGAGGCGCTGGAACTGCTGGATCAGCGCGTCCTGCCATTTACCCTGGTTCACGAAGCTTGCCGCAGCAGCGAGGAAGTGGCCGACGCCATCCGCGCGCTGGTCGTGCGCGGCGCGCCGGCGATCGGCATTGCCGCTGCCTGGGGCGTGGTGCTGGCTGGGCGTGGCCTGGAAACCAACGATTCGGCTGAAGCGCTGCGGCGGCTGGAGCCGGCAATACAGCGCTTGCATGCCGCGCGGCCGACTGCCGTCAACCTGGCCTGGGCGCTGGCGCGCATGCGCGGCGTGCTGGCGCGCAGCGGCGCGGACTGGTGCGAGGCGCTGGAACGCGAGGCGCGCGCGATCGAGACCGAGGATCTGGCCGCCAACCGCGCCATGGGCCGCGCCGGTGCGGCGCTGATCGAGCCCGGCAGCGGCGTGCTCACCCACTGCAATACCGGCTCGTTGGCCACCGCCGGTTTCGGCACCGCGCTGGGAGTGATTCGCGCCGGGGTGGCCGAGCAGCGTATCGGGCGTGTGTTTGCCACCGAAACCCGGCCGTGGAACCAGGGCGCACGCCTGACGGCATGGGAGCTGAGCCAGGATGGAATCGACGCCACGCTCATCGTGGATTCCGCCGCCGCCCACCTGATGAAAACTGGGCAGGTGCAGTGGATCGTGGTGGGCGCAGACCGCATTTGCGCCAACGGCGACACCGCCAACAAGATCGGCACCTACCAGCTCGCCATCGCAGCCAGGCATCACGGTGTCAAATTCATGGTGGTGGCGCCGTCGTCCACGGTTGACATGGCCACCGCCGCCGGCGATGCGATTGAAATCGAACAGCGCGACCCTGCGGAACTGTTGGCGTTCCGTGGCAAGCGCGTGGTGGCGGAGGGCGTGCGCGCCTGGAACCCGGTGTTCGACGTGACCCCGCACGCGCTCATCGACGCCATCGTGACCGAGAAGGGCGTGGTGCTGCAGCCAGGCGCCGACAAGATGCGGGCGTTGTTCGCGGCGCAATGA
- a CDS encoding segregation and condensation protein A, translating into MTSETSVAPAADAHAQNPDARPHQQEIPLATVLGQPVLEIPKDLYIPPDALEVILDAFEGPLDLLLYLIRRQNLDILDIPVAEITRQYVDYIQSMHALRFELAAEYLVMAAILAEIKSRMLLPRPPREEGMEEDPRADLVRRLQEYERYKKAAEDLDALPRQERDTSLACAFVPDHAVLRQPPPVELREMLLALHDVFKRAELFTQHAIKRDALSVRQRMGELLERLSGGAFHRFESLFTPEEGKLGVVVTFLGLLTLAKEQLVDIVQEAPLAPIYVKSLTSGEDAPAVDALSSEFDDDGGATE; encoded by the coding sequence ATGACATCCGAAACCAGCGTTGCCCCTGCGGCCGACGCCCACGCCCAAAATCCGGACGCTCGCCCGCACCAGCAGGAAATCCCGCTGGCGACGGTGCTTGGCCAGCCGGTGCTGGAAATTCCCAAAGACCTGTACATCCCGCCGGATGCACTGGAAGTCATCCTCGACGCCTTCGAAGGCCCGCTGGATCTGCTGCTGTACCTGATTCGCCGGCAAAACCTGGACATCCTCGACATCCCGGTGGCGGAAATCACCCGCCAGTACGTCGATTACATCCAGTCCATGCACGCGCTGCGCTTCGAGCTGGCCGCCGAATATCTGGTGATGGCCGCGATCCTGGCCGAAATCAAGTCGCGCATGCTGCTGCCGCGACCGCCTCGGGAAGAGGGCATGGAAGAAGACCCGCGCGCCGACCTGGTTCGCCGACTGCAGGAATACGAACGCTACAAGAAGGCTGCCGAAGACCTGGATGCCCTGCCGCGGCAGGAGCGCGACACGTCGCTGGCCTGCGCGTTCGTGCCCGATCACGCCGTGCTGCGGCAGCCGCCGCCAGTGGAACTGCGCGAGATGCTGCTGGCACTGCACGACGTATTCAAGCGCGCCGAGCTGTTTACCCAGCATGCGATCAAGCGCGACGCACTGAGCGTTCGCCAGCGCATGGGCGAACTGCTGGAACGCTTGTCCGGCGGCGCCTTCCACCGCTTCGAGTCGTTGTTCACGCCTGAGGAAGGCAAGCTTGGCGTGGTGGTCACCTTCCTTGGCCTGCTGACGTTGGCCAAGGAGCAGCTGGTCGACATCGTGCAGGAGGCACCGCTGGCACCCATTTACGTGAAGTCACTGACCTCGGGCGAAGACGCGCCGGCAGTGGACGCGCTTTCCAGCGAGTTCGATGACGATGGCGGGGCAACGGAATGA
- a CDS encoding YciI family protein, protein MWYAIEGYDGSDVLERRKAARADHLARLHALRDEGRLLLAGPCPAIDAEDPGPAGFTGSLVVAEFESLDAARAWADADPYCAAGVYARVEVRPFRKVLP, encoded by the coding sequence ATGTGGTATGCGATCGAGGGTTACGACGGCAGCGATGTGCTGGAGCGGCGCAAGGCCGCGCGCGCCGACCATCTGGCGCGGCTGCACGCGCTGCGCGATGAAGGGCGGCTGCTGCTGGCGGGGCCGTGCCCGGCCATCGATGCCGAAGATCCGGGGCCGGCCGGTTTCACCGGAAGCCTGGTGGTTGCCGAATTCGAGTCGCTGGACGCCGCCAGGGCCTGGGCCGATGCCGACCCGTATTGCGCAGCCGGCGTGTATGCGCGGGTCGAGGTGCGGCCGTTTCGCAAGGTGCTGCCATGA